One stretch of Punica granatum isolate Tunisia-2019 chromosome 5, ASM765513v2, whole genome shotgun sequence DNA includes these proteins:
- the LOC116209167 gene encoding small RNA degrading nuclease 3-like isoform X1, with translation MEEQLAATDRKVLVEIVKLAQKRGMKSNKGAWKDFLNAHDRKFGASISDPSKRTKDILVAFLNSFTDQNDVKFLMKVLQWHLNRGLVEQLKHESPDNESLEQRLVRLTIEHPQYPLDYSFPSFDEDWVVMKLKKSKWKKSTAMVAVDCEMVLCEDGTEALVRVCVVDRDLQVKLNELVKPDRTIADYRSEITGVTASDLDGVNCSLADVQNSLKKILSHGTILVGHGLNNDLKALKLDHARVIDTSYIFKYPGEPILRRPSLNNLCKSVLGCEVRKVGAPHNCLDDACAAMKLVLALIERGIDGDILFVQEVIPNSEIEKLFIHRIPVNLPIEELQRAIPGKYKLETKPPKNANGDKYSAFAVFERPEEAHSTFESLKGSLEKDSFGRVQKLITLQPSSGGTASIYIRKIVSDSLGSQASEKKRAATEEPALNEAKKQKVEEKSQCEDHLEEIGRLKQELSQKDLQLKNGCEGHLKEIEQLKQELSQKTLEISVLHKIVKQLKGKEEKGKKGS, from the exons ATGGAGGAACAGCTGGCAGCCACTGACAGAAAG GTTCTTGTCGAGATAGTGAAGCTGGCCCAGAAACGAGGAATGAAAAGTAATAAAGGGGCCTGGAAGGATTTCTTGAATGCTCATGACAGAAAGTTTGGGGCTTCTATCAGTGATCCATCTAAGAGGACAAAGGATATATTGGTCGCCTTCCTGAATTCATTTACCGACCAGAATGATGTAAAG TTCTTAATGAAAGTTTTACAATGGCATTTGAATCGCGGCCTAGTGGAGCAATTGAAGCACGAATCTCCAGATAATGAGTCACTCGAGCAG AGGCTTGTTCGCCTAACTATCGAGCATCCACAATATCCGTTGGACTATTCTTTCCCATCATTTGATGAG GACTGGGTTGTGATGAAGCTTAAAAAATCCAAGTGGAAGAAGTCAACTGCAATGGTCGCTGTTGATTGTGAAATGGTTCTATGTGAAGATGGTACAGAAGCTTTAGTGAGAGTATGTGTCGTAGATCGTGATCTTCAG GTCAAACTGAACGAGCTTGTGAAGCCCGATAGAACCATTGCAGATTATAGAAGTGAGATAACTGGTGTCACTGCAAGCGATTTGGATGGAGTTAATTGCTCACTGGCCGATGTGCAG AATTCTTTGAAGAAGATTTTGTCACATGGAACCATCTTGGTGGGCCACGGTTTAAATAATGACCTTAAAG CATTGAAGTTAGATCATGCAAGAGTAATCGACACATCTTACATCTTCAAGTACCCAGGCGAACCTATTCTTCGAAGACCATCCTTGAATAACTTATGTAAG TCAGTTTTGGGCTGCGAAGTTAGGAAGGTAGGTGCTCCACATAATTGTTTAGACGATGCCTGTGCAGCAATGAAACTCGTCCTTGCTTTGATTGAGCGTGGAATTGATGGTGATATACTGTTTGTTCAAGAGGTT atCCCCAACTCTGAAATAGAAAAGCTCTTTATTCACCGAATACCAGTTAATCTGCCTATTGAAGAGCTGCAGAGGGCCATCCCAGGGAAGTATAAGCTTGAAACCAAG CCTCCGAAGAATGCAAATGGGGATAAGTATTCAGCCTTCGCCGTTTTTGAGAGGCCAGAGGAGGCTCATTCTACATTTGAGAGTTTAAAAGGCAGCCTAGAAAAG GACTCATTTGGACGGGTACAGAAACTCATCACACTTCAGCCGAGCTCAGGAGGCACTGCTAGCATTTACATTCGCAAAATTGTGAGCGACTCTTTGGGAAGCCAAGCTTCCGAGAAGAAACGAGCTGCCACAGAAGAACCGGCCCTGAATGAAGCGAAGAAGCAGAAGGTAGAGGAGAAGAGCCAGTGTGAGGATCACTTGGAAGAGATCGGGAGGTTGAAGCAAGAGTTGAGTCAAAAGGACCTCCAACTAAAGAACGGCTGCGAGGGCCACTTGAAGGAGATCGAGCAACTGAAGCAGGAGCTGTCTCAGAAGACTCTTGAGATCTCTGTTCTGCACAAGATTGTGAAGCAACtcaaaggaaaggaagaaaagggTAAGAAGGGGTCATGA
- the LOC116209167 gene encoding small RNA degrading nuclease 3-like isoform X2, with amino-acid sequence MEEQLAATDRKVLVEIVKLAQKRGMKSNKGAWKDFLNAHDRKFGASISDPSKRTKDILVAFLNSFTDQNDVKFLMKVLQWHLNRGLVEQLKHESPDNESLEQRLVRLTIEHPQYPLDYSFPSFDEDWVVMKLKKSKWKKSTAMVAVDCEMVLCEDGTEALVRVCVVDRDLQVKLNELVKPDRTIADYRSEITGVTASDLDGVNCSLADVQNSLKKILSHGTILVGHGLNNDLKALKLDHARVIDTSYIFKYPGEPILRRPSLNNLCKSVLGCEVRKVGAPHNCLDDACAAMKLVLALIERGIDGDILFVQEIPNSEIEKLFIHRIPVNLPIEELQRAIPGKYKLETKPPKNANGDKYSAFAVFERPEEAHSTFESLKGSLEKDSFGRVQKLITLQPSSGGTASIYIRKIVSDSLGSQASEKKRAATEEPALNEAKKQKVEEKSQCEDHLEEIGRLKQELSQKDLQLKNGCEGHLKEIEQLKQELSQKTLEISVLHKIVKQLKGKEEKGKKGS; translated from the exons ATGGAGGAACAGCTGGCAGCCACTGACAGAAAG GTTCTTGTCGAGATAGTGAAGCTGGCCCAGAAACGAGGAATGAAAAGTAATAAAGGGGCCTGGAAGGATTTCTTGAATGCTCATGACAGAAAGTTTGGGGCTTCTATCAGTGATCCATCTAAGAGGACAAAGGATATATTGGTCGCCTTCCTGAATTCATTTACCGACCAGAATGATGTAAAG TTCTTAATGAAAGTTTTACAATGGCATTTGAATCGCGGCCTAGTGGAGCAATTGAAGCACGAATCTCCAGATAATGAGTCACTCGAGCAG AGGCTTGTTCGCCTAACTATCGAGCATCCACAATATCCGTTGGACTATTCTTTCCCATCATTTGATGAG GACTGGGTTGTGATGAAGCTTAAAAAATCCAAGTGGAAGAAGTCAACTGCAATGGTCGCTGTTGATTGTGAAATGGTTCTATGTGAAGATGGTACAGAAGCTTTAGTGAGAGTATGTGTCGTAGATCGTGATCTTCAG GTCAAACTGAACGAGCTTGTGAAGCCCGATAGAACCATTGCAGATTATAGAAGTGAGATAACTGGTGTCACTGCAAGCGATTTGGATGGAGTTAATTGCTCACTGGCCGATGTGCAG AATTCTTTGAAGAAGATTTTGTCACATGGAACCATCTTGGTGGGCCACGGTTTAAATAATGACCTTAAAG CATTGAAGTTAGATCATGCAAGAGTAATCGACACATCTTACATCTTCAAGTACCCAGGCGAACCTATTCTTCGAAGACCATCCTTGAATAACTTATGTAAG TCAGTTTTGGGCTGCGAAGTTAGGAAGGTAGGTGCTCCACATAATTGTTTAGACGATGCCTGTGCAGCAATGAAACTCGTCCTTGCTTTGATTGAGCGTGGAATTGATGGTGATATACTGTTTGTTCAAGAG atCCCCAACTCTGAAATAGAAAAGCTCTTTATTCACCGAATACCAGTTAATCTGCCTATTGAAGAGCTGCAGAGGGCCATCCCAGGGAAGTATAAGCTTGAAACCAAG CCTCCGAAGAATGCAAATGGGGATAAGTATTCAGCCTTCGCCGTTTTTGAGAGGCCAGAGGAGGCTCATTCTACATTTGAGAGTTTAAAAGGCAGCCTAGAAAAG GACTCATTTGGACGGGTACAGAAACTCATCACACTTCAGCCGAGCTCAGGAGGCACTGCTAGCATTTACATTCGCAAAATTGTGAGCGACTCTTTGGGAAGCCAAGCTTCCGAGAAGAAACGAGCTGCCACAGAAGAACCGGCCCTGAATGAAGCGAAGAAGCAGAAGGTAGAGGAGAAGAGCCAGTGTGAGGATCACTTGGAAGAGATCGGGAGGTTGAAGCAAGAGTTGAGTCAAAAGGACCTCCAACTAAAGAACGGCTGCGAGGGCCACTTGAAGGAGATCGAGCAACTGAAGCAGGAGCTGTCTCAGAAGACTCTTGAGATCTCTGTTCTGCACAAGATTGTGAAGCAACtcaaaggaaaggaagaaaagggTAAGAAGGGGTCATGA
- the LOC116208860 gene encoding cyclin-D3-2-like produces MALQQEEQTHHHLQPPPLFLNDLLFCEEEQQQVDEVEEEDNAFVYGGEDEDDEEESEKGPPFPWEEDGEDLLDSLISKQAETHPCYDDLISDGPLMAVRKQAVEWILRVHSHYEFSALTAVVAVNYFDRFLLSFRFQRDNPWLGQLIAVACLSLAAKLEETHVPVQLLLHLQVEESVYLFEPKTIQRMELLVLSTLNWRMNPITPLAFFDHIIRKLPFRLEAALNWEFFWRFERLILSVLTDVRLLHYLPSTLASAAMRCIVKEAEPFESEAFQDLLTSFLKINKDKVDQCYELLAESLGSRFCSLKNGHKRRKLSIPSSPSGVIDASFSCESSNDSWAVASSVSSSPEPSFKRSRTLDHHQQPGLPLPSLRSFLQGCSQ; encoded by the exons ATGGCTCTGCAACAAGAAGAACAAACCCATCACCACCTCCAGCCCCCTCCCCTCTTCCTCAACGACCTCCTCTTCTGTGAGGAAGAGCAGCAGCAAGTGGATGAAGTCGAGGAGGAGGACAATGCCTTTGTGTATGgaggagaagatgaagatgatgaagaagaaagcGAAAAGGGCCCGCCTTTCCCTTGGGAAGAAGACGGCGAAGACCTTCTCGACTCCCTCATTTCCAAGCAGGCAGAGACCCACCCCTGTTACGACGACCTTATCTCCGATGGGCCTCTAATGGCGGTCAGGAAGCAGGCGGTGGAGTGGATTCTCCGGGTTCATTCACATTACGAGTTCTCTGCTCTGACAGCTGTTGTGGCTGTCAACTACTTTGATAGGTTCCTTCTGAGCTTCAGGTTCCAGAGGGACAACCCGTGGCTGGGTCAGCTCATCGCCGTGGCTTGTCTCTCTCTGGCGGCTAAGTTGGAGGAGACCCATGTCCCTGTTCAGCTCCTTCTTCACCTCCAA GTGGAAGAATCAGTGTATCTGTTCGAGCCGAAGACCATACAGAGAATGGAGCTCCTGGTGCTCTCCACTCTCAATTGGAGGATGAACCCCATTACTCCACTCGCATTCTTTGATCACATTATCAGGAAATTGCCTTTTCGGTTAGAGGCTGCTTTGAATTGGGAGTTCTTTTGGAGGTTTGAACGGCTGATTCTCTCAGTCCTTACAG ATGTAAGGCTCCTGCATTATCTTCCTTCGACCCTCGCGTCTGCTGCAATGCGCTGCATTGTTAAAGAGGCTGAGCCATTCGAGTCAGAGGCATTTCAGGACCTGCTCACAAGCTTTCTCAAGATAAATAAG GACAAAGTAGATCAGTGCTATGAGCTCTTAGCAGAATCATTGGGGAGCCGTTTCTGCAGCCTGAAGAATGGCCACAAGAGGAGGAAGCTTAGCATCCCCAGCAGCCCAAGCGGTGTGATAGATGCTTCTTTCAGCTGCGAGAGCTCCAATGACTCGTGGGCTGTGGCTTCTTCAGTCTCGTCCTCGCCGGAGCCAAGCTTCAAAAGGAGCCGGACACTGGATCATCATCAGCAGCCAGGCTTGCCTTTACCCTCTCTTAGATCGTTCCTCCAAGGATGTTCACAATAG